In Candidatus Pantoea floridensis, the genomic window CCTGCAGGTAATTCCACAGGTTCACGAAGGCAAGGAAATCAGACTCTTTATCGGCAAAGCGGCGATGTTTCTCATCAGAGGCCTGCTGTTTGTCGGATGGACGCTCGCGCGGATCCTGTATCGACAGCGCGGCGGTGATGATCATCGCTTCACGCACGCAGCCAAATTTCTGTGCTTCCAACACCATGCGCGCCAGGCGCGGATCGACCGGCAGTTGTGCCAGCTGGCGACCCGAAGGCGTCAGCTTATAGGTTTCGTCTTCACTTAAGGTGATGGCACCGAGCTCTTCCAGCAGGCGCACGCCATCCTGAATGTTGCGTTTATCCGGCGCTTCCACAAACGGGAAGGCGGCAATATCACCCAGCCCCAGCGCCGTCATCTGCAGAATGACCGATGCGAGGTTGGTGCGCAGAATTTCCGGATCGGTAAATTCCGGGCGGCTAAGGAAATCATCCTCCGAGTAGAGACGAATACAGATCCCTTCGGACACGCGTCCGCAGCGGCCTTTTCGCTGGTTGGCGGAGGCCTGGGAAATCGGCTCAATCGGCAGGCGCTGCACTTTGGTGCGGAAGCTGTAGCGGCTGATACGCGCAGTGCCGGGATCGATAACATATTTGATGCCAGGCACGGTCAGCGAGGTTTCCGCCACGTTAGTGGCCAACACAATACGACGACCGCTGTGCGACTGGAACACGCGGTTTTGCTCGGCATTCGATAAACGCGCATACAGCGGCAGAATCTCGGTGTGCGGGATATCGCGCTTCATCAGCGCATCGGCGGTATCACGGATTTCACGCTCGCCGCTCATGAAGATCAGGATATCGCCGCGACTCTCCTGACCCAGCTCATCCACCGCATCAAAAATGGCCTGCAGCTGATCGCGATCGGTGTCCTCAGCGTCTTCCACCATCGGGCGATAGCGCACCTCTACCGGATAGGTACGTCCAGAAACTTCAATCACCGGCGCATTGTGGAAGTGACGTGAGAAACGCTGCGGATCGATGGTCGCCGAGGTGATGATCACCTTTAAATCGGGACGACGCGGCAGCAGTTCACGCAGATAGCCGAGCAGGAAATCGATGTTCAGGCTACGTTCGTGCGCTTCATCAATAATGATGGTGTCATATTGCAGCAACAGGCGATCCTGCTGGATCTCCGCCAGCAAAATACCGTCAGTCATCAGCTTAACCTGAGTGGTTTCGCTCACCTGATCGTTAAAGCGCACCTTGTAACCGATGGTGCCACCGAGTGACGTTTCCAGTTCGTCCGCGATGCGATTGGCCACGGTGCGTGCCGCCAGACGACGCGGCTGAGTATGACCAATCAGCCCTTTTACGCCGCGACCGAGCGCCAGACAAATTTTTGGCAGCTGGGTGGTTTTACCCGATCCGGTTTCACCGGCAACGATCACTACCTGATGCTCACGGATGGCATCGGCAATATCCTGCTGTTTCTGACTGACCGGCAGGTTTTCCGGAAAGGTAATGCGCGGCGTAGCGGCGGTGCGCTGGGCAATACGCTGCTCGGCAGCGGCAAATTCTGGCTCAAGTTCAGCCACAATGCCCCGCTGTGCGTCAGGATTTTTTACCTTCGCCGCACCTTGCAAACGTCGGCGCAGGCGTTGACCATCACGCAGCATCAGATTATCGAGCCGCGTCCAAAGGGAGGCTAAAGAAGTGGGTGCGGGTGATGACATAGCGATGAGTTACCTATTGTTGCAGCAAACCGGACACTTTCCCGGCGGATTCAAGCAATTAATGGTCGGCATCATAGCACAATCTGGAAAACCTGCCTGAACGCGACGTGCGAGCTTATTCAATTATTTCGAACATCGAGCTCGAAATATTGCGCTTTTACCGCACGGGCTTACTCCGTACAGTGTAAAGCATTGAGCGGTAAGCCAACCGCGTAACGCACAGGAAAATACCATGAGCAACGTTTTAGTTCTGAAATCAAGCATTCTGGCTGGTTATTCTCAGTCAAATCAACTGGCCGACTTCTACGCTGAAGAAGCACGTGGCAAAGGTGATTCGGTTACCGTTCGCGATCTGGCTGCTCAGCCAATTCCAGTACTGGATGGTGAGCTGGTTGGCGCACTGCGTCCGTCTGACGCGCCGCTGTCTCCGCGTCAGCAGGAAGCGCTGTCTCTGTCCGATGAACTGATTGCTGAACTGCAAGCCCATGACACTATCGTTATCGCGGCACCGATGTACAACTTCAACATTCCAACGCAGCTGAAAAACTACTTTGACCTGATTGCTCGTGCTGGCGTGACCTTCCGTTACACCGAAGCCGGCCCTGAAGGTCTGGTCACCGGTAAGCGTGCAGTGATCCTCTCCAGCCGCGGCGGCATCCATAAAGACACCGCCAGCGATCTGCTGACACCCTACGTGAAGCTGTTCCTTGGCTTTATCGGTATCACTGACGTGAACTTTGTGTTTGCGGAAGGCATTGCTTATGGTCCAGAAGTGGCGACCAAAGCGGCTAACGATGCGAAAGACGCCATCAAACAGATCGTGGCTGCATAATCCGTATTAAACCATAAATACCCGCCAATAACGGGTATCATGCCATCATTGCCGGGCCTGAGTGCCCGGCTTTTTTATGCGTTCTATTTACGCAGCCACTGGCCATTAATACCGCGCACATACTCGCCGCTGCCCGCACGGTTCACCAATTTTTCGCCGGCGATGCGTGCTACTTCGCTGGTAGTGAGATTATTTTGCTGAGCGACACGTTGATACTGCTGCATCCGTCCATCGTTAATACGCTTGACCAGCGCGAGCGTCTCGTCGTCCTGCTGGCGTGCAGCCACATAACCGCTCAGCGTTTCCCCAACGCGCCCTTGCTGACGCGCTTCATCCAGCGTTAGCGCCCAGGCCGATGGCACGAGCAGCAGCGCGGCAATCAGGGCAATCCCCTTGCGTTTCATCATGCTTCTCCTCAAAACAGCCCGCTTTGATTCTTCAGCAGCGCTTCCACATCTTTATCCACCTTGATGTGAATTTCATGCTCAATTTTGACGTTCATATTGATGGTGATCGGCTCTTTCGGCGCGGCGACTTCAATACGCGGGACGCAACCGCTCAATGGCAGTAGCACCAGCACCAGTAATGCCCTGAGGCTCATGGTTGGGGATCCTTCTTCGAGGGTAAGGTGGCATTTTGCTCCACCCAGGATTGCAAATTATCGCCAAAACGCAGGCTGCGCCACAGCTGGAATAGATTCTCTTGATGACGGTAGTTGAGATTGACGGACTGACGGCGATTACTGAACTGGCTGGTCCCTTTCACCTCTGATTGCATCGTCAGATTGCCAAGATTATCCAAATCGATCGTGGCCCATGAACGCGATATCTCCATATAGCGCAGCCAATCCAGCGCCGCACCGGCGGCAAAATTATTACTGACGATGGCATCGGCCATATCTTTATCCAGGCGGAACGTCAGCGGACCGCTGTTGGCGATCCAGCCCTTTTCCACCAGCCAATGGGGATTGTTCACCCATAGCGGCAACTCGCCGTTAACCTTGCCTGACATAGCAAACTGCTTCGGTTTAATCGCCGTCACCAGCTTGCTCAGGTTGATCTCTTTGAGCGAGACGCGCGCGGGCTGATGCTGCGGCATGCGCAGCTCGGGCATACTCACGTGTCCGCCGAGCAGATCGAGATTCACATTGCTGAGCGTTAGCGGCTGGCGCTCCCGCCAAGGATAATGACCCTGCAAATCGGCGGTAATATTCTGCAGTGAAAACTGGTTTTTCACTTCGGCAATGCGTAATGAAACCGGTCCACGTCGGCCAAGCTGCCACTGATGATCTTTTAAACGGAACGGTAACGAGAAATCAATACCGTTGATTTCACTGTCGGGCATCCACAGGCTGCCCTCTTTTACCGTCCAGTGACCACCTGCTTCAAAACCCTGCTCGCTCGCTGCCGAAAACGCCACTTGCGCACGCAATTCACCTGACTGAATGCGCATTTTCAGGTCGCTGCTGAGTAAGGGCTGGAATACCGTCAGCGATTGCGCGGGCCACCAGGCTTCACCCCGTAAACGTTCCCCATCCCAGCGGCCATGGACGCGTACCGGGCCGATATCTTCCGCCATCAGCTGACCGCGCCAGATAAACTGGCTGGGATCGCTGCCTTTGGCTGCGAAATTGAGTTCTGAAGGGGGCAGCCAGCCGCCGTAACTGAACTGGGTTTGGCCGGATTTCAGCGTAAAGCCACCGTTAAAGGCGGGATGCTGGGGATCGCGCTGCCAGCGCACCGGTGCAGAGAGCGTCAGGCGCGGTTTAGCGACTTGCACCATGCCATAGGCCAGCTGATCGAAGCCGGTATCCAGCGTGCTAAGGGTGATTAATGTGTCTCGCCAGCTGCCGGTGCCTTTCACATCCCATTTGGCCGCCAGCGGTTCAATCACGCCCTCTCCCCAATAACGCCAGTTCCATACGCCGCTGTCCGGCCAAAAATCCGTGGCGCGGCCATCAAGATGCAGCGTGAAACGACCAAAGTTGGGATCGTGCGCCTTGAGTATCGCCTGCAGGCGACCATTAATGCCGCGCGTGGCTACGGTAACACCGGCCAGCGGCCAGCGTGCTTCATCCACTTCCAATGTTGAGAGTAAACGACCGCGCAAACGAAGCAGTGCTCCTTGCTTCAGGCTGAGCTGCGGATCCGTCAGCATGCCATGCAGCAAACCGGGCATGCTGCCATATAGTTGGAGATCGGCGAACTTACTCTCACCCGTCAACTGAAACGGCAACGCGCTCTCTGTCAGGCTCAGTTTGCCGGGGCCGATGCTTAATACCAGATTTCCTTTGCCACCGCGCCCTTGCGTCAGCAAATTGAATCGTCCGCTGACCTGGGTGTTTTCCAGCCCTTGTTGCCAGTTTTCAAGCGTTAATGTAACGCCACCCGATAGCGGCTGCTCGGCTTGCGGCCAGCGCCATTGACCTTGCGTAATACGGATTTGGCGATCGTCACCCTGCCATGGCAGCTGCAAAAGCGGGTGATCGTCGCCCTGTTGATTGACTACTAGCATCCCTTGCTGTTGTTGCCAGTTAAGCGTGAACGCCAGTGGCTGCGGCCATTGCAGCAAATTTACCGCTGCGTGCAGTTGGCCAGCGACGGGTAACCCATCGGCAAAGGTTGGCAAGGTGACATCACCCTGTAAATTCAGCGGCTGGGGCAGTAAAGGATGAGTGAGCTGCAGCTGGGCAATATGCATCTGCTGCCCCTGCAAACGGGCATCAACCTTGAGATTGTCGCCCTGATAGTGCAGTTGCTGCACATCTTTATCTAAGGTGAGGTCAAAACGACCAGCATATTGCTGAAACGGCAAAATGGTGACCGTTTGCAAGTGCACATCCGCGCCCGGCAACATCTTCTGCCACTCGGCCAGGCTACGCGGCGTACCGTTTGTCTCATTTCGCGGCAGCGATTGGAGGCAATCGCTGTTGAGCTGCACGTCTTCGGCATTAAGCTGCCAGCGCTTGTGCTGCCAGCCGAGTGCGGCATCGCTTACCTTCGCCAGCTCGCACTCGCCCGCCAGATAGCGCACCGCAGGAAAATGCAGCGCACCTTGCTGCCAGCGCGGCGTGCCGTGGAGTTCAACGCGGGTATTTTCTGGCAGCCAGATACCCACCAGACGCGGCAGCCACTGCGTGAGTGTCAGCAGCAATCCTAATAGCAGCAGTATCAGCGCCAGTAGTGCAGCAAGTGTTCGGCGAAGGCCACGCGTCATGCAGTTAACTTTCCTGTTCTTTACACAATCCTGACGAGGAGCCAAATGATGGCATGTTACGTCTCGCAAATGAAGTTTTCAGCCATATAGTCTGGCTGAAGACCAGCAAAATGCCGCGGAAAACGTTATCCTTTGATGATACCGACGTAGCATTTTTCAGGAGCGAAACAATGAAAGTTGCGGTTTACAGCACCAAGCACTACGACCAGAAGTACCTTGAACACGTCAATGCCAGCTTTGGATTTGAGCTGCAGTTCTTTGACTTCCTGTTATCGCCAGCCACCGCGAAAAATGCCGCTGGCTGCGATGCGGTGTGCATTTTCGTCAACGATGATGCCAGTAAAGAGGTGCTGGAAGAGTTGGCGACGCTGGGCGTGAAGCATATCGCGCTGCGCTGTGCCGGTTTTAATAACGTCGATCTCGCAGCAGCTAAAGCGCTGGGATTAAACGTGGTGCGCGTACCGGCTTATTCGCCAGAAGCGGTGGCCGAGCATGCCGTTGGCCTGATGATGACGCTCAATCGCCGTATTCATCGCGCTTATCAACGCACCCGCGACGCCAATTTTTCGCTGGATGGCTTAACCGGCTTCAACATGTATAACAAAACCGCAGGCGTGGTCGGCACCGGCAAAATCGGTATTGCGGCGATGCGCATCCTGAAGGGTTTTGGCATGCGCCTGCTGGCGTATGATCCCTATCCAAGCCAGGCGGCGCTCGATCTGGGCGCGGAATATGTCGATCTCAAAACGCTGTTTGCCGAATCCGATGTGATTACGCTGCACTGTCCGCTGACGCCGGAAAACCACCACTTGCTCAATGCGCAGGCGTTCAGCCAAATGAAAGATGGCGTGATGATCATCAACACTAGCCGCGGTGCGTTAATTGACTCACAGGCAGCCATTGATGCACTTAAACAGCAAAAGATTGGTTCGCTAGGCATGGATGTGTATGAAAACGAGCGTGATTTGTTCTTTGAAGACAAATCGAATGATGTGATTCAGGATGATATTTTCCGTCGCTTATCAGCGTGCCACAACGTGCTCTTTACCGGTCATCAGGCCTTCCTGACGGCCGAAGCGCTGACGGCGATTTCAGAAACTACGCTCGGCAACCTACAACAGCTAGAGCGCGGTGAAACCAGTCCCAATCAGGTAACGGCGTAATCGCATTGCGCCTGCGTTAGCGGGCGCAATTTCCCCCCATCAGCGCCTGTTCGTCACAGCGACGACCATTCGCCAGCTGGCACATACCGATACGTGAACCGTCTAACTGACGGGAAAACGCCAGCGATCCTCCGGCATTACTGCAATTCACTTCAGCCATCGATGACATAATAACGCGCGGTTGTACGTGTGCGGCAGTAGCTTGTTGCGGCGGTTCGTTATCACTATTGCTGCTGCAGGCAGAAAGTAACAGTGTCGTTCCGGCCAGCAGGAAGAGAGCGGCTTTCATCGGTTGGGCTCCGGGGATGAGCGAAAAAGTCGCACCAGCATATGTCAGGCGTGGCAAGGGATCGAGGGGTGACACAGCTTTTTACAAAATTTTCTTCCACGCTTTACAAGCAGAATTATCCTGATTGGGATATTTACCCCATTTTATTCCTGTGACATTCCCATTTTTCAATGACTAAGGAGAGATAAATGCTAACGGATATGTTGATTCGTATTGCTCTGGCCGGGATCCTCGGTGGCCTGATCGGATTGGAACGCCAGCTGCGCGCCAAAGAGGCGGGTTTACGCACCCACATTCTGGTGGGTATCGGCAGCGCAATGTTTATGCTGGTTTCGAAATATGGCTTTGCCGACATGTTAGCCAGCGAACACGTGGCGCTCGATCCCAGCCGTATTGCGGCGCAGGTAGTCAGCGGTATGGGCTTTCTCGGCGCAGGCACCATCATCATTCAGAAACAAGTGGTGAAAGGCCTTACCACCGCCGCCGGTTTATGGGTCACCGCGGCGATTGGTCTAGTCATCGGTAGCGGCATGTATGAAATCGGCATTTATGGCACGGTGCTGGCGCTGGTCGTGCTGGAAACCTTCCGTCGCATCAGCCATTGGCTGATTGGCCGTCATCACACGCTGCTGGTCCATCTCAAACCGAAAAGCGTGCCAATCGTATTGTTGGTATTACAGCGCGAAAACATTCGCTACGGGCATATAGCAGTGGTCAATCGCGATGAAGAGAGCGGCTTATGCGAGCTAAGCGTTGAGGTGACGTTGTCACGCAGATCGCCAATTCACAATATTTACGACAAGGTGATGGAAATCAAAGGAGTACAATCGCTGGAGATGATGTAAAAACCATCAATTTTAGAGGCTTGTGCGTTCACAGCACACGAGCACACAGATGAAAAAATCGCTTCATGACACTTTGCTAGACTGAATTGATTACCCCCGTAAATTTTGCGGGTTTCTCAGCGTAGCAAAGGACGATTTATGATTACCGTCGACGGTAACGGTGCAGTGGCTTCGGTCGCCTTCCGCACCAGTGAAGTGATTGCCATTTACCCCATCACGCCCAGCTCCACTATGGCCGAACTGGCAGATAGCTGGTCTGGCGAAGGCCGCCCTAACGTCTGGGGCGACGTACCGCGTGTCATCGAGATGCAATCTGAAGGCGGCGCGATTGCCACCGTGCATGGCGCGCTACAAACCGGGGCGCTCTCCACCACCTTTACTTCGTCGCAGGGATTACTACTGATGATCCCAACGCTGTACAAACTGGCCGGTCAACTGATGCCGTTTGTGCTGCACGTTGCAGCGCGTACCGTGGCGACTCACGCACTGTCTATTTTTGGCGATCATTCCGATGTAATGGCCGTTCGCCAAACGGGCTGCGCACAGCTTTGCGCATCCAGCGTGCAGGAGGCGCAGGATTTTGCCTTGATTGCGCACATTGCCTCGCTTAACAGCCGTATCCCCTTTATCCACTTTTTTGATGGTTTCCGCACTTCGCATGAGATTAACAAGATTGTACCGATCAGCGATGAAACCCTGCAGGCGCTGATGCCCGCTGACGCCATTGCCGCCCACCGCGCGCGCGCACTCACGCCAGATCGTCCTGCCATTCGCGGCACGTCCGCGAATCCTGATACCTACTTCCAGGCGCGCGAAGCCACTAACCGCTGGTACGACAATTGCACCCAACACGTTGAAGATGCGATGGCAGCATTTGGCGCAAATACCGGACGCCACTACCAGCCGTTTGAGTTTTATGGCCATCCACAGGCCGAACGCGTGATAGTCATGATGGGTTCTGGTTGCGGCACTGCGGAAGAAGCGATTGATGAGATGCTGCAGCGCGGGGAGAAAGTTGGCTTAGTGAAAGTGCGCTTATATCGCCCGTTTTCGGCGAAGCATTTACTCAGCGTGATCCCAGCGTCCGCGCAGCGCATTGCCGTGCTGGATCGCACTAAAGAGCCGGGCGCGCTGGGTGAACCGCTGTTCCTTGATGTGATGACTGCGCTGGCTGAGGCTTACAGCCGTGGCGAGCGTGCATCGCTGCCAAAAGTAAGTGGTGGGCGCTATGGCTTATCTTCGAAAGAGTTCGCACCCGATGCGGTCCTGGCCGTATTCCGGGCGCTACAGCGTGAACAACCTCCGGCGCGCTTTACCGTCGGCATTTACGATGATGTCACTCACCTTTCCCTGCCGCTGGAAGCCAACATTGTGCCTAACCGCGCGCGACTTGAGGCGCTGTTTTACGGCCTGGGAAGCGACGGCAGCGTCAGCGCCAGCAAAAACAATCTGAAGATTATCGGCAACGCTACGCCGTGGCACGTGCAGGGCTATTTCGTTTACGATTCAAAAAAAGCCGGTGGACTGACGGTATCCCATTTACGCGTCAGTGAATATCCCATCCAGTCCGCCTATTTGATTCAGCAAGCTGACTTTATCGGCTGCCATCAGCTGCAATTTATCGATAAGTATTCGATGATTGATCAGCTCAAGCCCGGCGGGATTTTTCTGCTCAACACGCCTTACCGCGCGGATGAAGTGTGGTCACGTTTGCCACAGGAAGTTCAAAGCAAGCTTAACGACAAACAGGCACAATTTTATGTGATTAACGCTGCGCGCATTGCCCGTGAATGCCAACTGGGCGCACGCATTAACACGGTTATGCAGATGGCCTTTTTCCAGCTGACGCAGATCCTGCCAGGCAACAGCGCACTGAGCGAATTGCAAAACGCGATTGCACGTAGCTACAGCAGCAAGGGCGAAGCGCTGGTGCAGCGCAACTGGCAGGCGCTGGCGCTAGCTCAACAGGCATTGCACGCGGTGCCGCGACAGCCGGTTGATCCCCGCAGCCCACATCGGCCGCCGGTGGTGTCAGATAGCGCACCCGATTTCGTCAAAACCGTGACTGCCGCAATGCTGGCAGGCCTTGGCGACAAGCTCCCCGTCTCGGCTTTGCCACCCGACGGCACCTGGCCGGTCGGCACTACGCAGTGGGAAAAACGCAATATTGCCGAAGCGGTCCCCATCTGGCAGCCTGATCTGTGTACGCAGTGTAATCATTGTGTCGCCGCCTGCCCCCATTCGGCCATTCGTGCCAAAGTGGTGGCCCCTGAAGCGCTGGCCGATGCACCCGCTTCGCTCGCATCCCTTGATGTGAAATCGCGCGATATGCGCGGGCAGAAATATGTATTGCAGGTGGCACCGGAAGATTGCACCGGCTGCAACTTATGCGTAGAGGTGTGTCCAGCCAGCGATCGCCAGCACCCAGAGATTAAAGCCATCAACATGAAATCACGGCTGGAGCATGTTGAGACTGAAAAGATCAATTACGCTGCCTTCCTCGCACTTCCTGAGATAACGGCAGAACAGCTGGAAAGGATTGATATCCGTACCTCGCAGCTCATTACCCCGCTGTTTGAATATTCCGGTGCCTGTTCCGGCTGTGGTGAAACGCCTTATATCAAGCTTCTGACGCAGCTATATGGCGATCGCCTATTAATTGCTAATGCTACCGGTTGTTCTTCGATTTATGGCGGCAACTTGCCCTCCACGCCCTATACCACTAACGCTGAAGGGCGTGGTCCGGCGTGGGCTAACTCACTCTTTGAAGATAACGCCGAGTTTGGTTTGGGTTTCCGTTTGAGTGTCGATCAGCAAAAACAGCGCGCACTCAGGTTGCTCGATCAATGTGCTCCAGAATTGCCCGCTGCATTAGTTGCTGACCTTAAAGGTGACAACGTCACCATATCACGGCGGCGCGAACAGATTGCCCAACTGCGCGCC contains:
- a CDS encoding YdbL family protein, giving the protein MKRKGIALIAALLLVPSAWALTLDEARQQGRVGETLSGYVAARQQDDETLALVKRINDGRMQQYQRVAQQNNLTTSEVARIAGEKLVNRAGSGEYVRGINGQWLRK
- the nifJ gene encoding pyruvate:ferredoxin (flavodoxin) oxidoreductase: MITVDGNGAVASVAFRTSEVIAIYPITPSSTMAELADSWSGEGRPNVWGDVPRVIEMQSEGGAIATVHGALQTGALSTTFTSSQGLLLMIPTLYKLAGQLMPFVLHVAARTVATHALSIFGDHSDVMAVRQTGCAQLCASSVQEAQDFALIAHIASLNSRIPFIHFFDGFRTSHEINKIVPISDETLQALMPADAIAAHRARALTPDRPAIRGTSANPDTYFQAREATNRWYDNCTQHVEDAMAAFGANTGRHYQPFEFYGHPQAERVIVMMGSGCGTAEEAIDEMLQRGEKVGLVKVRLYRPFSAKHLLSVIPASAQRIAVLDRTKEPGALGEPLFLDVMTALAEAYSRGERASLPKVSGGRYGLSSKEFAPDAVLAVFRALQREQPPARFTVGIYDDVTHLSLPLEANIVPNRARLEALFYGLGSDGSVSASKNNLKIIGNATPWHVQGYFVYDSKKAGGLTVSHLRVSEYPIQSAYLIQQADFIGCHQLQFIDKYSMIDQLKPGGIFLLNTPYRADEVWSRLPQEVQSKLNDKQAQFYVINAARIARECQLGARINTVMQMAFFQLTQILPGNSALSELQNAIARSYSSKGEALVQRNWQALALAQQALHAVPRQPVDPRSPHRPPVVSDSAPDFVKTVTAAMLAGLGDKLPVSALPPDGTWPVGTTQWEKRNIAEAVPIWQPDLCTQCNHCVAACPHSAIRAKVVAPEALADAPASLASLDVKSRDMRGQKYVLQVAPEDCTGCNLCVEVCPASDRQHPEIKAINMKSRLEHVETEKINYAAFLALPEITAEQLERIDIRTSQLITPLFEYSGACSGCGETPYIKLLTQLYGDRLLIANATGCSSIYGGNLPSTPYTTNAEGRGPAWANSLFEDNAEFGLGFRLSVDQQKQRALRLLDQCAPELPAALVADLKGDNVTISRRREQIAQLRALLAASSQPAAVALTATADALVEKSVWLIGGDGWAYDIGYGGLDHVMSLSENVNVLVLDTQCYSNTGGQASKATPLGAVTKFGEQGKRKARKDLGMSTLLYGHVYVAQISLGAQLNQTVKAIQEAEAWPGPSLIIAYSPCEEHGYDLAYSHEQMRLLTTSGFWPLYRFDPRRAEQGKAALSLDSRPPTSELEQALMNEQRFRQLQSQRPEEASQLWRDATEAAEQRYQRLAELAGKREKSE
- the azoR gene encoding FMN-dependent NADH-azoreductase → MSNVLVLKSSILAGYSQSNQLADFYAEEARGKGDSVTVRDLAAQPIPVLDGELVGALRPSDAPLSPRQQEALSLSDELIAELQAHDTIVIAAPMYNFNIPTQLKNYFDLIARAGVTFRYTEAGPEGLVTGKRAVILSSRGGIHKDTASDLLTPYVKLFLGFIGITDVNFVFAEGIAYGPEVATKAANDAKDAIKQIVAA
- a CDS encoding putative hemolysin, with amino-acid sequence MKAALFLLAGTTLLLSACSSNSDNEPPQQATAAHVQPRVIMSSMAEVNCSNAGGSLAFSRQLDGSRIGMCQLANGRRCDEQALMGGNCAR
- a CDS encoding YnbE family lipoprotein is translated as MSLRALLVLVLLPLSGCVPRIEVAAPKEPITINMNVKIEHEIHIKVDKDVEALLKNQSGLF
- a CDS encoding YdbH family protein, which translates into the protein MTRGLRRTLAALLALILLLLGLLLTLTQWLPRLVGIWLPENTRVELHGTPRWQQGALHFPAVRYLAGECELAKVSDAALGWQHKRWQLNAEDVQLNSDCLQSLPRNETNGTPRSLAEWQKMLPGADVHLQTVTILPFQQYAGRFDLTLDKDVQQLHYQGDNLKVDARLQGQQMHIAQLQLTHPLLPQPLNLQGDVTLPTFADGLPVAGQLHAAVNLLQWPQPLAFTLNWQQQQGMLVVNQQGDDHPLLQLPWQGDDRQIRITQGQWRWPQAEQPLSGGVTLTLENWQQGLENTQVSGRFNLLTQGRGGKGNLVLSIGPGKLSLTESALPFQLTGESKFADLQLYGSMPGLLHGMLTDPQLSLKQGALLRLRGRLLSTLEVDEARWPLAGVTVATRGINGRLQAILKAHDPNFGRFTLHLDGRATDFWPDSGVWNWRYWGEGVIEPLAAKWDVKGTGSWRDTLITLSTLDTGFDQLAYGMVQVAKPRLTLSAPVRWQRDPQHPAFNGGFTLKSGQTQFSYGGWLPPSELNFAAKGSDPSQFIWRGQLMAEDIGPVRVHGRWDGERLRGEAWWPAQSLTVFQPLLSSDLKMRIQSGELRAQVAFSAASEQGFEAGGHWTVKEGSLWMPDSEINGIDFSLPFRLKDHQWQLGRRGPVSLRIAEVKNQFSLQNITADLQGHYPWRERQPLTLSNVNLDLLGGHVSMPELRMPQHQPARVSLKEINLSKLVTAIKPKQFAMSGKVNGELPLWVNNPHWLVEKGWIANSGPLTFRLDKDMADAIVSNNFAAGAALDWLRYMEISRSWATIDLDNLGNLTMQSEVKGTSQFSNRRQSVNLNYRHQENLFQLWRSLRFGDNLQSWVEQNATLPSKKDPQP
- a CDS encoding MgtC/SapB family protein yields the protein MLTDMLIRIALAGILGGLIGLERQLRAKEAGLRTHILVGIGSAMFMLVSKYGFADMLASEHVALDPSRIAAQVVSGMGFLGAGTIIIQKQVVKGLTTAAGLWVTAAIGLVIGSGMYEIGIYGTVLALVVLETFRRISHWLIGRHHTLLVHLKPKSVPIVLLVLQRENIRYGHIAVVNRDEESGLCELSVEVTLSRRSPIHNIYDKVMEIKGVQSLEMM
- a CDS encoding 2-hydroxyacid dehydrogenase, coding for MKVAVYSTKHYDQKYLEHVNASFGFELQFFDFLLSPATAKNAAGCDAVCIFVNDDASKEVLEELATLGVKHIALRCAGFNNVDLAAAKALGLNVVRVPAYSPEAVAEHAVGLMMTLNRRIHRAYQRTRDANFSLDGLTGFNMYNKTAGVVGTGKIGIAAMRILKGFGMRLLAYDPYPSQAALDLGAEYVDLKTLFAESDVITLHCPLTPENHHLLNAQAFSQMKDGVMIINTSRGALIDSQAAIDALKQQKIGSLGMDVYENERDLFFEDKSNDVIQDDIFRRLSACHNVLFTGHQAFLTAEALTAISETTLGNLQQLERGETSPNQVTA